The genomic segment TACAATCTGTTACTCCGGAAGCAACTCCCCTCAGGATAAGGCCAGGAAGTTAGAACAGGAAGGAAATGGGTTTGAGTTAggctcctgttttttttcaaggtTAGTGAAGGCAACAGAAATACCTGAACAAGAACATATTCATGTTTCAGAACaaactatttattttgttttcacatgtaaCATAAAGCATGGCTTTATCTTGATTCTCTGGTGTACATGTATTCATCATTACATCATATTTACAACAGCATAATCAGATGTGCAAACTCCTTCCAGGAAGtaaaatgtggttttgtgtACAAATACATTCCTGTATCAGTGGTGGAAACATTTACATAAGTGCTGTTTTTAAGTCTGAGAtactttacttgaatatttccattttatactacTTTGCTCTTTCCTACATTTAAGAttcaaatattgtactttttacttatttttatttatttattaaacagcTATTGTTAccaattcatttttatgtcaagattttccaaacacatttgataaaatgtgatgcattgttatagatGAACCTACTCAGCAGTATATGAAGCAGTTCAAATTAGCTTCATTAGCTCAACCAGCTACAGCATTAAAGTACCAGCATGTTAATGCATCAATGATAATGGTCCAATcatataacaatataacaacGAGAGGGGAATAACTGCTAACCAGCTTTTTTGTTAATACTTGTATTTTTACAGTTGCTACTTTTAGAAAAAGTTCAGAATAATGCTTCCACCACTGCTTTACGATATTAAATGTTGGAATAATGCAGTAAAGACAACATGTTCCTGGGACAGGAGGTGATCACTGGGTTAGCGAACAGGACAGTACATACATTACTCAGTTGGTAATTTGGCTATTggtaaaataacagaaaatgtgGCCAGTTATGACAAGACAAATTACAAACGAAGGTTGATCTTAACATTGATATGCTCACTTTTAAACAGCACATCCTGGTCCAACTTCCTCTCAGCTTTAACCATGCCACGAAAATAACATGCACCACCGAAACCAAACAATCAGCTCTCTACACACAGTCACCCTCGTCATACAGAGGGCCCCACCCCCTTTCATAACAAGACTTAACAatacctttcttttctttatgtttctgCTCTATACAGGTACtacgtctttttttttatatgtgagCCACATCAAACACAAATCGTCTGATCAACAACAAAGTCTTTTTCGGATTTTTGATTTGATATGTATTAATTTGATAACAGCACATAGCCTAACCTACAGAGGttgaaaaaacataaattagataaataaacataatccATGTTGTCTTCTCCTTAACCATCAGGTCATAGATCATCAGTCAAAATGGACTCGTATAGTTTTTCTAAACGTGGATCCAGACCAGAGGACACCCAACAGTAGCCGTCAGTAGTGGTGTTTTTCTTGGCTTCTTTTTTGGAGCGACTGCATCGAAACACTGCAATAGCCAAAGTCACTGCAGCCAACACGAGCAGAGGAATGACTGAACCGAGGACGCAGATCATTAACCTGGAAGCCTTGACAAAACTTGTTGCGGAGGATGTGTTGCTCCCCTGAACCCTGTGCGTGACATTCCCCAGGTCTGGAAGCGGTGGGTCGGTGTGAGGGGACTGGTGCTGGAGCTCAACTGTGGTTCTGGTTAAGGACTCAGTCAAGTTCTCCTGCGTTTCGTTCTCAGCTGGGTCATTTGGTGAAgtagctgctgtttctgtcacaTCTGGAGCACAAGTTGTTCCATCAGTCTCCAGATGGAAGCCCTGCGGGCACAAGCACGCGAAGCTGCCTACAGTATTGTTGCATGTGAACTGACAGTGATTATTGATGCATTCATTTATGTCCACACATGAGTGGCCATCCTGGGATAAAGTGAAACCTTTGTTGCAGGAACAGAAGAAGGATCCAATAGTGTTGGAGCAGTTGTGCTCACATCTTGATTGTGCACACTCATCCACATCACTGCATTTACCATGGATCAGTTTGTAGCCATCTTTACATGTGCACATGTAACTGCCGTGCGTATTTACACACAAATGATCCTCACAGGCTTGTGACTGGCACTCATCAATGTCCGAGCAGTTGTGCTGGTTTTCTTCCAGTTTGAACCCATGTGGACATTTGCATGAATAACCTGACTCCCCCATTACGCACTGATGCTCACAGGTGTCAACGTTGCACAAGTCTTTTATCCTGCAAGAGACTCCATCCTCATCCAGGTCATAACCTTCTCTGCAAAAGCATTGGACGTCATCTCCGTGCTGTTGGCAGAAATGTTTGCATCCGCCTTTGTTGACAGTGCAATTTTGCTTTCCTGTTTTGCAAAATGGACCAGGGTCTGTCCACCTATAGGTACCGTCCACCTCTTTGCACATAGAGAACTTAAACTGTTCGTTACTACATACAATATTGACATATGTTCCCAGTGGACATGATTTCATTTCACTACGTTCTGGCTTTTCTGAGAAGGGTGCTGTGTAGGTTATTTGTCCAGGCCCCAGGAGGGCCAGAGGTTTGCACATTcccttaaaataaaacttacatGCATAAAAAGCAGGGCCTTTGCATCCTCCAGCAGCCCATTTGAGTTGATTCTGACCCAATGTGTAATGAACCCTTACGCATCTGTCCTCTGTGCAGGTGGAGTCAGGTTCTTTTCCCCAATTGGAGTAGTGGGAATCTCTCTCCCCAGATATCCACTCAAACCCCTGGAGAGTCTTGTCAGCCAACACGCAGGTTCCTTTGTTCAGTTTTAACCCAATCCAAAATTGTAGTGCCCTGTCCTGATGTCGTCCTTGAGTCTGTGAGAGAAGTGAGCGCAGGacatcctcttctcctctgtctctgattgTCATCAGATTACCTCCATTGCGGACACAGTCGTGGCTGGCATTTGCAAAGCTCACGCTGTCCAAATGCAGGGTGAAGCAGGCGTTAGAAGTGCACAGAGTCTCATGTTCAGCTCCAGACAAACCCTTAATACTGTTGACGAGCTGCAGTAGAAAAATCCACAACATAATTGCTCTAGAGATCAACAAATTAACTGGTATCCAGAGGGTCCCTGGGAGTTTTTGGGTAAAATGGGACCAACATGTGGTTGTCCATTCGTAGCCGAAAAACAAGTGCTGTGGGTCTGAAACTAGCAGTCATGCTCCTATATCCTGTTTGGGTCACAAACTAAAGACGGAAATCATGTTTAGCAGAAGCTAAAGGCTATTTCTTTCTCCCCCTGCAGACCAGTTCCGTTTTAGAAAACTTAACAATAGCAGGCTCCGCCATGTTTTGACTGGTTCTCCAGATGTCTCCGGTCCCAGTAGGCTTTAGGCATTTAAGCTGACTCCCTTAATTGTCGTGCGTTACAATACATGAACTTGTGGGGGTCAGATCCCTGGGGACACTTTGACATTTACAAATAGACAGTGTGGATAGAGGCGTGACGACTGCTGCAGGGAATGACCCTATGACCTTTGCCAGAAGTCAGCCTGGACTTTTTCTTCTACAGCTCAATCAGGACAAAACTCAGATCATGGTCATTGGTTCTGAAGCTCAGACAGAGAAATGTGAAGTTGCAAATCCTGGCACTACACTCAAGTGtacaacaaatgaaaagcaaataGGAGTCAGATCTTTGTTTTGAGCCTAGCATTAGAATACCAATATACCAGTTTTAAAGTGTCTGCTCTGGCTACCTGTCTGcttcagaatttatttttttagatcATTTTATTGGTTTATAAAGCTCTTAATGGTCTTGGTCCTACCTATTTATCTGATTTGCTTTTATACGATAAACCTTCTAGGACCCTCAGGTCTTCAGGTAGTGGTCTATTACTTTCAACCCAAAGTCTCAAAGAGAGGCAGCCTTTTATTACTATGGTCCACGTCTCTGGAACAGTCTCCCTGAAGACCTGAGGGCAGCTgagattttaaaatataaagtcaaGACCTATCTTTTTAGAATGGCACTTAattgaatttgaattatttgtctatttatttGTACATTCTAGGCTGTTTTACTGGTATGTCCAGTAattctatttttgttttccagattgttttctttttaatatctGGCTTTCTATTTCTGGTCTTACTTACTTCAAtacatctccctctcttttagtatttaattattttatctttgttatttgagctttatctttgttttcctgtctttgaCGTTTTCTCTTTACAAATTTATGAGATTCACGATAGTGCTACCTCAGTTCCTGTtattatggttttatttttttttcatagtttttttatttataacatagTCATATATTGGTCTTTGCTTGGATGGGGGTGGAGGTAaagtttttattgcttttattctgtaaagcTCTTTAAATCTCGTTacattgtttgtatgaaaagtgctatacatttctgattgattgatgtattgattgatttacagTAGTAGTAGTCATCATCATCCAGTAATCATCAAGTGTCATAAATCACTGATTACCTCATTTGCACATACAGGTACATATTGTGCTGTTAACTGTTAACTTTTTGAAAGCATAAATcataactgaataaataaatacagtacattagtTAATCCATTGCTTTGTACTTTTGTTCCCATATCCAGTGTGAGGTTTGCCATTCAGGTTGATTGCTTACATCCTCTCTCAACCTAAGTAGCCCTCTCTTCATGAGGACCGACAGCCAGGCAAACCCAACTGAAACAGTGATTATGAGCAGGAGATAAACTGATTAACCTCTATAGTTCGGATTACAAAGTGGATTTGGACCCACTTGTGTTTACTGAATGTACTGTTTAGGATGGCAATAAGTGACAAGTACATTCATGCAAATCTAAACATTTCCTGCATTTGTTTAATCAGGAAGTGCCCCAGTAACAATAACAGGAAGGAGAGTAAGACACTGCTCCACCCACTGAGGCCCACACAGGCAGTAAAATCTCTGCAGAAAGATATCTATCTAATATGAGATTGGTCATATCACACTAAATATTAGGTTAAATGTTCCATGTCctcattgtctgttttttatgaATTCCCAGTCACATCATTACAGTCTAACTGGGGCCATAACATACAGCAGCAATGAACAAGATGGACATCAGCTCTATTTATGAAGAAATACTAGTCAAGACAAACACTATGGCACAATGGCTTACCTGTGTGCACAACTAAATATATGTGGTcataaaagagaagaaagccAAATGACTTTTCTCTAAACCCCTCCCCCAAACAGTGACTGTCAAATCATAGGATATATatacacccacccacccctcttCACTTCACGTGCAATTACATCTCTCCTCAGACCTGTGTCAGCTTGTTCATGCTGGTGTTCTCTCCACGTACAAATGAAATTATAGAAGTACAAAGTACAGttgtgacaaacaaaacaacatgagcAAAACAGATCAGTATTTATGATATGATCTTAATTTCtaacaagaaacaatcaaaaaaagTAGATTTTTGTTAAAGAAGGCGGTTGTAATTTTATAGTTACA from the Seriola aureovittata isolate HTS-2021-v1 ecotype China chromosome 13, ASM2101889v1, whole genome shotgun sequence genome contains:
- the LOC130180500 gene encoding complement component C1q receptor; the encoded protein is MLWIFLLQLVNSIKGLSGAEHETLCTSNACFTLHLDSVSFANASHDCVRNGGNLMTIRDRGEEDVLRSLLSQTQGRHQDRALQFWIGLKLNKGTCVLADKTLQGFEWISGERDSHYSNWGKEPDSTCTEDRCVRVHYTLGQNQLKWAAGGCKGPAFYACKFYFKGMCKPLALLGPGQITYTAPFSEKPERSEMKSCPLGTYVNIVCSNEQFKFSMCKEVDGTYRWTDPGPFCKTGKQNCTVNKGGCKHFCQQHGDDVQCFCREGYDLDEDGVSCRIKDLCNVDTCEHQCVMGESGYSCKCPHGFKLEENQHNCSDIDECQSQACEDHLCVNTHGSYMCTCKDGYKLIHGKCSDVDECAQSRCEHNCSNTIGSFFCSCNKGFTLSQDGHSCVDINECINNHCQFTCNNTVGSFACLCPQGFHLETDGTTCAPDVTETAATSPNDPAENETQENLTESLTRTTVELQHQSPHTDPPLPDLGNVTHRVQGSNTSSATSFVKASRLMICVLGSVIPLLVLAAVTLAIAVFRCSRSKKEAKKNTTTDGYCWVSSGLDPRLEKLYESILTDDL